In Rissa tridactyla isolate bRisTri1 chromosome 2, bRisTri1.patW.cur.20221130, whole genome shotgun sequence, a single window of DNA contains:
- the ICE1 gene encoding little elongation complex subunit 1 isoform X4, which produces MIDGDRLLTEYQQKCTELQFAEREILALRCQVEQMLQKILPLEKCQEELGSLKAELEEKKSSLKIYRESQLEYVKIKEEILNSDAVRKKLETKVKKLEEAASKHTQDFRRLKTEKKRLEKELKRAQGKLDGVCKEKCRKVKHAETQSSSEDLTTNIDKEKIKLLLEELWMCIDRATGKRENQENDPALASVQDKAWPEKRRQTVREETVQIHQKIRKCDAKTLPWYSSLESAGKQNSLTAMQLQTSTEPFEGDCVENRTTEECLHGSEDKTVEVIEQTHRAYSGLDFSDQEQKGPGRNVMDILNWARPLPALLSPVQLSPLTTQDILFGEVTGSSDEEVDCSAAAVEGILQDDQVQPQGCNVFSLTEECNRQSKSFERGPDAEISSNLSWNEKNVHIGPKMSSKEERDDETKQAEAATLITNMETNKDCLEENSEKREVTEARARELEAIEQKADSEDMHGVEGSSPADFMLRSFKPQNQMEKCSEVEQTEENVILIRAVDYEGTQEKHGKLMIAERDELSGETETPRAVSVTQNVTHLPPEECIVLQSEDSEEKSDVLAQNEVVEKESKNVVKVTNMASDVGRNIKQVVIGEDITAAIQMKGLYAEANNERELSENVLSKAFCEVECPKDLMIQRDGEGIITETEADTGAIVISAHSQCSEIKHGTEEILEKQCVQKIKDEVDKECEPETVQVSRHYLPVPAIEGIRNSLSMDDIGKNVGMEALSAFPKDAERLTIEDMNITRPETIELAMKFNRKCVLEIAESSELLHSAENGKLVDIKEGAYLKGNPHQEENGSNLSQGKSDLESIFALPKTACIIDAESSVAKCESSMLDFTKIKGEIKQPENPCSTVEHGLSKAQNFRVFESQETEFKVNPEELGEESSELLAGVDTIESVLVESNLTSQAQFAKPLNRFSVTENVKCDEIKGELNNQSKELVTETCYSSFNWEENVVKKNSISENICQPTSEMDFNSGLAFSTQEDSELGCINTEETDSLVQVRMGLESTTPPDLTLSLQKVVSFVETNFTEESAFSHTWDNKGDRKCVMGSTFNSPSESLEDGAEILSAEKDNMCKEMDCPEKEYVPQNEVKIPDEKEQPVGKELQTSVKSQILDANSSYENTFLLQKLDCQESGCRTSTWEVRTDPSRPGSLTAGGESKELNSFEASGENAIKRSKNDFDLPEQSNESEEKDCSIQKVRYVKHSECVPMFGKELRASRRIALGALETGAIVDADYQVCELHSTMQQGNTSKVSHLKADTMVDTDTRCETNTSPDTANELSSVVGEGYSKDLAPWKRECILAMSENTEGANECIVDLNRAGCINDSEGNLLETGASKESPVMPNASKNRLPLCQMLTGFSETCRLAVKTTKLDARTLALGNFLGENDSEKFQSNVEHSLPHGVHMGVSVFEEYNHNQTCTSCNIGENNTDVTLDDSNRKKKKVKYLPNPALSDVECGCQAVRPVSEPQKPVFEKLCMLESEACVDVATEKSDKLKCNDQEPSEILTVSAKTAAQVMHAKLSKRLFQGRRKTKTLKLTQPILANADTSMPTKCSSETINKIRKEMGPPLPPLLLPLIATPPKAACTVSPVMSSKGQSSLLSPLDDLISPLRETPVPPLMSPLTDSPAVKSALLFSPPSPSEVAVGRRICSSPLKFCTSIPKHALPVPGRFPLFAADSAAPGAPQENSVKILDTMYPELSARARTLNILKGNIQLNRCAFSDSQSLPGPVAQIGGFKAIASTSTAFVKTGSNLKSDSSKDQDKDVQNQQLFSSLSSHLEKRTLLPVSMPRSAKRLRLDGEPPKREPSDTAAIRNTENRVSETQEAFRDKSCEISDSAHSSSLEASLPEKKVIDPDCQKVSLALKKIAESCFDLLPVVHGHVYVGSISKIPIMRDEEKEVVYEFGIKNKHLAEPLLDVILNKLKTQKNATDYNFNQALCRVYTGICRQLGDLERARLFCYSLLKEDFPDSEKLILFITNIWSDIFVFQGAVNKAMQLVVRQSASNETLACLSAYLNWEQSSSLDAGVMVSNLLLEMQLCPKVEFQLSEQYGEDLSEDAWQYIFAVELLCSRLKWDWTHDNVISKVLWPSMDKWVKKRKGHETAQSVPDSVIALTLRLIGRLGRIGLKEGYLAAVKNICSVIGLFVQHAKEEGVPWGVQLAAIYSLCDLGSSNPEGIVEAIHAWRATVLNSIPFAVTSGIAEISSLCKMELN; this is translated from the exons ATGATTGATGGAGA tcgTTTGCTGACAGAGTATCAACAGAAATGCACTGA GCTTCAGTTTGCTGAGCG AGAGATCTTGGCTCTTCGTTGTCAAGTGGAGCAGATGCTACAGAAAATCCTGCCTCTGGAAAAGTGTCAGGAGGAGTTGGGTTCCTTGAAAGCAGAGTTGGAAGAGAAAAAG AGTTCTCTCAAGATTTATCGGGAGAGTCAGCTGGAATATgttaaaattaaagaagaaatattaaacagTGATGCTGT GAGAAAGAAACTGGAAACAAAAGTGAAGAAACTTGAAG AGGCTGCATCAAAGCATACACAGGACTTCAGACgactgaaaactgaaaagaaaaggctTGAAAAGGAGCTAAAGAGGGCACAA GGAAAACTTGACGGTGTATGTAAAGAGAAGTGCAGAAAAG TTAAGCATGCGGAGACCCAGAGTTCAAGTGAAGATCTCACAACCAACATAGACAAAG aaaaaataaagctcttGTTAGAAGAACTCTGGATGTGCATTGACAGGGcaacaggaaaaagagagaatcaGGAAAATGATCCTGCCTTGG cttctgttcaGGATAAGGCATGGCCTGAAAAAAGAAGACAGACTGTTAGAGAAG AAACTGTACAAATCCATCAAAAGATCAGGAAGTGTGATGCCAAAACGCTACCTTGGTATTCTTCGCTAGAAAGTGCTGGAAAGCAAAATTCTCTAACAGCCATGCAACTTCAGACAAGTACTGAGCCTTTTGAAGGTGACTGTGTTGAGAACAGGACTACTGAAGAATGTCTGCATGGCAGTGAGGATAAAACTGTAGAAGTGATAGAACAGACACATCGGGCATACAGTGGTTTAGACTTCTCCGATCAGGAGCAAAAGGGCCCAGGTAGAAATGTGATGGATATATTGAATTGGGCCAgacctctccctgctctgctttctccagtACAGCTTTCACCACTAACTACACAG gATATACTGTTTGGAGAAGTCACAGGTTCCAGTGACGAAGAAGTTGATTGTAGTGCTGCTGCAGTGGAGGGTATTTTACAAGATGACCAAGTTCAGCCTCAGGGTTGCAATGTATTCAGCCTCACTGAGGAGTGTAACAGACAGAGCAAATCATTTGAGCGTGGTCCTGATGCAGAAATCTCAAGTAACCTGAGTTGGAATGAAAAGAATGTTCATATTGGTCCAAAGATGTCAAGCAAGGAGGAGAGAGATGATGAAACAAAGCAAGCTGAAGCTGCTACTTTAATTACAAACATGGAAACTAACAAAGATTGTTTGGAGGAAAATTCTGAGAAGAGAGAAGTAACTGAAGCAAGAGCACGTGAATTGGAAGCCATTGAACAGAAAGCAGATAGTGAGGACATGCATGGTGTAGAGGGAAGTTCTCCAGCTGATTTTATGTTACGCAGTTTCAAGCCTCAGAATCAGATGGAAAAATGTAGTGAGGTAGAGCAAACAGAAGAGAATGTAATCTTAATCAGAGCTGTTGATTATGAGGGTACACAGGAAAAGCATGGTAAATTAATGATAGCAGAAAGAGATGAATTATCAGGAGAGACAGAAACTCCCAGGGCAGTATCTGTTACCCAAAATGTTACTCATTTGCCACCTGAAGAATGCATTGTGCTTCAAAGTGAAGATTCTGAGGAGAAATCTGATGTGTTGGCACAGAATGAAGTGGTTGAAAAGGAATCAAAAAATGTAGTCAAAGTAACTAATATGGCAAGTGATGTAGGcagaaacataaaacaagtgGTAATTGGAGAGGACATAACAGCTGCAATACAGATGAAAGGACTCTATGCAGAAGCAAATAATGAGAGAGAGCTCTCTGAAAATGTATTGTCAAAAGCCTTCTGTGAAGTGGAGTGTCCTAAAGACCTAATGATACAGCGTGATGGTGAGGGAATAATTACGGAGACTGAGGCAGACACTGGAGCTATTGTGATCTCTGCACACTCTCAGtgctctgaaataaaacatgGCACTGAAGAGATACTAGAGAAACAGTgtgtgcaaaaaataaaagatgaagtgGACAAAGAATGTGAACCAGAGACTGTCCAAGTCTCTAGACATTACTTACCTGTACCTGCTATTGAAGGAATCAGAAATTCATTGTCTATGGATGACATAGGCAAAAATGTAGGTATGGAGGCTTTGTCAGCCTTTCCAAAAGATGCTGAACGGCTCACAATTGAAGACATGAATATAACCAGACCTGAGACTATTGAATTAGCCATGAAATTTAATAGAAAGTGTGTTCTAGAAATAGCTGAATCGTCAGAGCTACTGCATagtgcagaaaatggaaaattagtAGATATAAAGGAGGGGGCATATTTGAAAGGCAATCCACACCAGGAAGAAAATGGTAGTAATTTATCACAAGGGAAGTCAGACTTGGAAAGTATATTTGCACTACCAAAGACAGCATGTATTATTGATGCAGAAAGCAGTGTAGCTAAGTGCGAATCCTCTATGTTagatttcacaaaaataaaaggtGAAATAAAGCAACCTGAAAATCCGTGTAGTACAGTAGAACATGGGTTGTCCAAAGCTCAAAACTTTAGAGTGTTTGAATCTCAAGAAACTGAATTCAAAGTTAATCCAGAAGAGTTAGGAGAGGAAAGCAGTGAGCTGTTAGCAGGAGTGGATACCATCGAATCTGTCTTAGTAGAAAGTAATCTTACTTCTCAGGCACAGTTTGCAAAACCTCTGAATCGGTTCTCAGTAACTGAAAATGTTAAATGTGATGAAATAAAAGGGGAATTAAATAATCAAAGCAAGGAATTGGTGACTGAGACTTGTTACAGTTCATTTAACTGGGAAGAGAATGTTgtgaagaaaaatagtatttcagagAACATCTGCCAGCCTACTTCAGAAATGGATTTTAATAGTGGCTTGGCTTTTTCTACTCAAGAGGACTCGGAGTTGGGCTGTATAAATACTGAAGAAACAGATTCTCTTGTGCAAGTGAGAATGGGCTTGGAATCCACAACGCCTCCTGACCTAACTTTAAGTCTTCAGAAAGTTGTCAGTTTTGTTGAAACTAATTTCACAGAAGAGAGTGCTTTTTCCCATACATGGGACAACAAAGGAGATAGAAAATGTGTTATGGGTAGCACATTTAACTCTCCTTCAGAAAGCTTGGAAGATGGTGCTGAGATCCTATCTGCTGAAAAAGACAACATGTGCAAAGAAATGGACTGCCCTGAGAAGGAATACGTACcccaaaatgaagtgaaaattcCAGATGAGAAGGAACAGCCAGTAGGTAAAGAACTTCAGACAtctgttaaatcacagatcctgGATGCAAACTCTTCTTATGAGAatacttttcttctccaaaagctTGATTGTCAAGAATCAGGATGCAGAACCTCTACATGGGAGGTTAGAACAGATCCTTCTAGACCTGGTTCACTAACAGCTGGGGGAGAAAGCAAAGAATTGAATAGTTTTGAGGCATCTGGGGAAAATGCCATAAAAAGGTCTAAAAACGATTTTGATCTGCCAGAACAGAGCAATGAATCAGAAGAGAAAGACTGTTCTATACAAAAAGTTAGGTATGTTAAACATTCTGAATGTGTTCCCATGTTCGGAAAGGAACTGAGAGCTTCCAGGAGAATTGCACTGGGTGCTCTGGAAACTGGTGCAATTGTTGATGCTGATTACCAGGTATGTGAACTTCATTCAACAATGCAGCAAGGAAATACTTCAAAAGTTAGTCATCTAAAAGCAGACACCATGGTGGATACGGATACACGCTGTGAAACAAACACCTCACCAGATACTGCAAATGAGTTGTCAAGTGTGGTTGGGGAGGGTTATTCTAAAGACTTAGCCCCTTGGAAAAGAGAGTGTATATTAGCAATGTCTGAAAATACTGAGGGTGCTAATGAATGCATTGTAGATCTTAACAGAGCTGGATGCATCAATGACAGCGAGGGAAATCTGTTAGAAACCGGGGCGTCAAAAGAAAGCCCTGTGATGCCAAATGCTTCAAAAAACAGATTACCACTATGCCAGATGTTAACTGGATTCTCAGAAACTTGCAGACTGGCTGTAAAAACCACTAAATTAGATGCAAGAACGTTAGCACTTGGCAATTTCCTTGGAGAAAATGATTCTGAAAAATTTCAGTCAAATGTGGAGCACAGTCTGCCACATGGTGTTCATATGGGGGTCTCAGTGTTTGAAGAATATAATCATAATCAAACTTGCACTTCTTGCAACATAGGAGAAAACAACACTGATGTTACTCTAGATgatagcaacaggaaaaaaaaaaaagtcaagtatcTTCCAAATCCAGCCCTGTCTGATGTAGAGTGCGGTTGTCAGGCAGTTAGGCCGGTTTCTGAGCCACAAAAACCAGTATTTGAGAAGCTGTGTATGTTGGAGTCAGAGGCTTGTGTGGATGTTGCTACCGAAAAGAGCGATAAATTGAAGTGCAACGACCAAGAACCATCTGAAATCTTGACTGTTTCAGCCAAGACAGCCGCCCAAGTAATGCATGCCAAGCTATCAAAGAGGCTATTTCAAggtagaagaaaaacaaagactcTCAAACTAACTCAGCCAATTCTTGCAAATGCTGATACTTCTATGCCAACAAAATGCTCATCTGAGACtataaataaaatcaggaaaGAGATGggcccccctctgccccccttgtTACTGCCTTTGATTGCTACGCCTCCAAAAGCTGCATGTACCGTGTCCCCAGTAATGTCTTCTAAGGGTCAatcctctttgctttctcctcttgATGACCTGATATCCCCGCTACGTGAAACTCCTGTTCCTCCTCTCATGTCTCCATTAACAGATAGTCCAGCGGTAAAATCTGCTctcttattttctcctccctcaccctcaGAAGTGGCAGTAGGTAGAAGAATTTGCTCCTCCCCTTTGAAATTTTGTACTTCCATTCCAAAGCACGCACTTCCGGTCCCAGGAAGGTTTCCTCTGTTTGCAGCTGATAGTGCTGCTCCAGGTGCTCCTCAGGAGAACTCTGTAAAAATATTGGACACTATGTATCCGGAACTGTCTGCAAGGGCAAGGACACTAAACATCCTGAAAGGCAATATTCAGCTTAACCGATGTGCTTTTTCAGACAGCCAAAGTTTGCCAGGACCTGTGGCGCAAATAGGTGGGTTCAAAGCAATTGCGTCGACGTCAACTGCTTTTGTTAAAACTGGGAGCAATTTGAAATCTGATAGTAGCAAAGATCAAGACAAAGATGTGCAAAATcagcaattgttttcaagcttaTCAAGTCATCTTGAAAAACGGACGCTACTGCCAGTATCTATGCCAAGAAGCGCAAAGAGATTGAGGCTGGATGGTGAACCACCAAAGCGGGAGCCCAGTGATACTGCTGCGatcagaaatactgaaaacagaGTCTCTGAAACGCAGGAGGCTTTCCGTGACAAAAGCTGTGAAATCAGTGATTCGGCACACAGTTCCAGTTTAGAAGCATCgttgccagaaaaaaaagttattgatcCTGACTGCCAGAAAGTTTCTTTGGCATTGAAGAAAATTGCCGAGTCCTGTTTTGACTTGTTACCAGTTGTTCACGGTCATGTGTATGTTGGCAGTATCTCAAAGATTCCAATAATGAGAGATGAAGAGAAAGAAGTTGTCTATGAATTTGGTATAAAAAACAAG CATTTAGCAGAGCCCTTGTTGGATGTTATTCTCAATAAACTCAAGACTCAGAAGAATGCCACAGATTACAATTTCAATCAGGCTCTATGTCGAGTCTATACAGGAATTTGTCGACAGTTGGGAGATTTGGAAAGAGCCCGCCTTTTCTGCTATAGCCTACTTAAAGAAG actttCCAGACTCagaaaaattgattttatttatcaCAAATATATGGTCTGATATATTTGTCTTCCAAGGTGCAGTTAACAAAGCTATGCAATTAGTTGTCAGGCAGAGTGCAAGCAATGAGACACTGGCCTGTTTGAGTGCTTATCTCAACTGGGAACAG